The genome window TCGTCACGGTCGCCGGCTCGTCGACCGCCCTGCCCGGGACCCAGACGGGCACGGTGAAGGTCTCCGACTACGCCGTGTTCCCGCCGAAGGGCCGGGCGACCGGCGGGGTCCGCGCGCAGCGCTTCCTCAAGGGCGAGGACGTGCTCCTGCTCGCCTGGGCCGGGCCCGCACCGGCCAAGGCGATCTCGCCGTCCGGGCAACCGGTCGAGCTCCCCGCCGAGCTCGGCCGGCGCGACGGCTCGGGGACCCGCCTCATGCACCGGATCGCCGCGATCGGCGGCGCCATCGGAGCGGCCCCGCCCGCTCGCCCGGCCGAGGACCGGGCGGAGGAGGCGGCGCCGGCCCCCGATGCCGGCACCGCCGAGTAGCCCACCCGCGCCGGCCCGGCTCAGGTGCAGAGGCAGAACGGGTGGCCGGCCGGGTCGAGGAAGACCCGGTAGCCCTTCCCCGGCTGGTGCTCGTGCTTGACCGCGCCCAGCGCCACGGCCTCGGCCTCGGCCTGGTCGAGGTCGTCGACGGCCAGGTCGAGGTGGCACTGCTGCGGGCGCTCCGGGTCCGGCCAGGCCGGGGGCCGGTAGTCCGCGACGCGCTGGAAGCCGAGGATGAGGCCACCGTCCGAGATCGTCACCCAGTCGTCGCTCTCATGGGTGACCTCCCACCCGAGCAGCGCTGAGTAGAAGCCCGCCAGCGCCTTAGGGTCCGGGCAGTCGAGCACCATCGCCTCTATCCGGGCGATTCCCGCCATGCGCGCCTCCTTTGCCGCCGATCGTGCGACACCAGTGAACAACTTACACTGGTGTCGCACGATCGGCCATCCCGGTGATCCGGCCGCCCGGCCGGAGCGCGCGGGCGCGAGCGGGCGGGCTCCGCGGGCCGCCCGGAGCACGGCGTACGGAGCGCGGGGGATGAGCGGATCGAGCCGGCCCGCACGGGAATCCGGCCCGGTTGCGGGAGCGGGTGGACCGAGGCGGCCCTGGGAGCGGCCGGCGCTCGCCCGCCGCCGCGCCCGGCGCGGGCCTATTTAATAGGAGTGAAGGCAAGCGAAAAGGAGACCGGGAAACCACGGGAGACCCGAATATGGCCGTCAACTCTTTCATGGTCCCGCTCGGCACCCAGGCGCCGGATTTCGACCTGCCGTCCATCGACGGCGGCCGGGTCAAGCGCTCCGATTTCGCGGGACGGCCGCTTCTGGTGATCTTCTTGTCCAACCACTGCCCGTACGTCCGCCGGATCGAGGAGGGCATCGGCCGGTTCGCCGCCGACTACCGGGACCGGATCGCCATCGTCGGGATCATGAGCAACGACGTCGTCAACTACCCCGACGACGACGTTGCCCACCTGCGGGAGCAGGCCAAGCGCGCCGGCTTCGGCTTCCCGTACCTGGTGGACGAGACCCAGGAGGTGGCGCGGGCCTACCGCGCGGCCTGCACGCCCGACTTCTTCCTCTTCGACGCCGACCACAGGCTCGTCTACCGGGGGCAGTTCGACGACGCGCGCCCGGGCAACGACGTCCCGGTCACCGGCGCGTCGCTGCGGGCCGCGGCCGACGCCGTGCTCGAGGGGCGCACCCTCCCCGAATCCGAGCAGCGGCCGAGCCTCGGCTGCGGCATCAAGTGGAAGCCGGGAAACGAGCCGTCCTGACGTTAAACCTGAAATAAGAAATTCTTATGGCTGTTCACCGATCTGGAGCCCCATGCGATCATCCAGGACGTGAACAGCGTATTCGCCGACATTTTCTCCGCCAACGAAAAATTTAATCACGAATTCAACCATCAAGGATTGATCGGCCGCGCTCGCCGCGGGCTCGCCGTGGTGACCTGCATGGACGCCCGGATCGATCCGCTGGAGGCGCTCGGGTTGCGCATCGGTGACGCCGTCATCCTCCGCAACCCGGGCGCCCGGGTCACCGACGACGTGCTGCGAGCGCTGATCCTCGCCGTGTACGTGCTCGGCGTCGAGCGGATCCTCGTGATGCCGCACACCGACTGCAAGATGACCAAGATGACCGACGCCGAGCTCCACGACCTCATCGCCACCCGGTACGGCGTGGACACCCGGGACGTCGCCTTCGGCACCATCCCCGATCAGATGGCGACCCTTCAGGCGGATCTGACCAGGATCAGGACCAGCCGGCACCTGCCCGGCCGGCTCGCGGTGTGCGGCGCGCTGTACGACGTCGGCACGGGCAGGCTCGCGCCGATCGAGGCTTGATGGCCGGCTTCTTGCCGGCCGGCTTCCGGCTCTCCCGGCCCGCACCGAGCCGGGCCCCGTGCCGGTCCGGGGTTCACGCCCGACCGAAATCCACATCCGGCCAGGATCCGCCGGCGGGGACGCGGTGACCGGAACCACCCTTGGGGGCTGCTACGTTCACGTGATCGGATGACTACGTTTTACCGGAAAAATCAAGACCGACCCCCCAAGGAGTGGTTGATGCACTTTCGTCTGCGCGGCCCCGCCGACGGTGGATTCCTCTCATCCCGCGGCGCCGGAATCCTGGCCGTGCTCGCCGCCCTCGTCGTCGGCGTGCCGACGGTGTTCGGCGTGATCAGCGGGTTCGAGCGCACCAGCGGCGGTGAGGTCGCGGTCGTGCGTAACGGCGGGCCGTTCGACGACAACAAGATCCGCCAGATCATCCCGCCCGGCTCCAGCATCACCTGGACCGGCATGTGGTCGCAGGTCCACCGCTACCCGGCCCAGCAGCGCTTCTACACGATCACCTCGGACCAGGACGCCGGCGAGCGCGCCGGGGTGGACGTCGTCACCGTGCCGAGCGGTGACGGCGTGAACATGGGGATCGAGGGCACGGTCTACTTCTCCCTCAACCTCGACCCGGCGACCCTCAAGGCGTTCGACGACAAGTTCGGCACCCGGAAGTTCCGGAGCGGCGGCTCGGCCTACTACCCGTGGGAGGGCGACGAGGGGTGGTCCGCCTTCCTCGACCAGATCATCCGGCCGGTGATCGAGAACAACCTGCGCGCGCAGATCGGCAACTTCCGCTGCGCCGAGCTCATCTCGTCGTGCTCGCTGGTGCAGAACACCTCCTCCGGCCGGCAGCCCTCGCTCCAGCAGTTCGACAACAACGCGAACATCGCCAAGATCCAGGACGCGGTGAACAAGAGCCTCGCGCAGGATCTCAAGAACATGCTCGGGGCCGAGTTCCTCACCGACATCCACTTCAACCTCTCCCGGGTCACCCTGCCCAAGGTGGTCCAGGAGGCCGTGGACCAGGCGCAGGCCCAGTTCGCGAAGGTGAGCGAGGCGCAGGCGAAGGTCGCGCAGGCGCGCGCCGAGGCCGAGGCGAACAAGGCCCGGCAGGAGGGCTACAACCGGTGCCCGACCTGTGCTGAGATCGAGAAGCTGAAGGCCCTTCCGCAGGGCATCACCGTGTACGCGCCGGGCAACGCCGGGGGGATCGCGCTGCCCACCCGCTGATCAGGCGGGCCGCGCACCCATCCGACCGAAGGAGCTGAGATGCGAGTGCTCGCCCTCCTGGCGGCCGTCGTCCTGCTCGCGCTTCTCGTGTACCTCCTGCTGCTCCTGGTGCGCCCGCCGCGGCGCGCCGGGGCGCCGGCCAGGCCCCGCTGGGAGGTCGACACGGTCATGGAGAACGGCTGGACGCTCGTCATCGTCCGGAAGGTCACCACGGGCCCGGACGGACCCGTGGAGCTCACCCGGCAGACGGTGGCGGCGATCCCGGACGACGACCCGAACTGGTCCGAGCGCTACAAGGCGGCCTTGGCCGAGGCCCGCGATCGGGCCAGCACCCTGGAACTGGAGTCCTAGCGTCGCGCCCGTCCGGCTCCCCGCCCGGGGAGCGGGCGGGTGACGCGCGGGCACCTCGCGCTCTTCCCTGTTCCAGGCCCCTGGGTGCGGACGCGCGCGCCCGGGCACGGCGGCGGCCGACGCCCTGCCGGAGCCGCTCCACGTCCGGACGCGCGCACTCCCGGGCACGATGGCGGGCCCACGCCCTGCCGGGTCCACTTCACGTCCGGACGCGCGCACTCCCGGGCACGATGGCGGACCGGCACCCGCGCCGGGCCCGCTCCCCGCACCCGGATCGGACCGTTCCACCCCGCCAAGAGCCCGAACCGCCCTGCTGTTCCGGCACCGGCCCCGAGCCGCGCCTCGATCCGCCCGCCGCTCGGGAGCCGCTCTTCGATTCGCCCGCCTGCCCGGCGCCGTCGTTGCGATCCGCATCTCCACCCGAGCGGCTTCGAGATCCGGTATGGCCGGAGCCGCGCTGGGATCCGCCGGACGGAGCCGGGGTCCGCCTGTGATCGGGCGTGGCGTCATCCGGCCGGGTATGGCGTAGGCCGTCCGGTTGCACCCTGCTCTCTCCCGGTCACGATCCGTCTTTACCCGGAGTCCCCGCGGCTATATGCTGAATTTCCCGTAGGAATTATCAACTTGATCCGAGAGGACACGCATGAGCGTCACCGACGAGCTCCTCGCCAACGCGGAACGGTACGCGGCCGCCTTCGACAAGGGCGACCTGCCGCTGCCCCCGGCCAAGGGCGTGGCCGTGGTGGCCTGCATGGACGCCCGGCTCAACCCGTACGGGATCCTCGGCCTGGCCGAAGGCGACGCCCACGTCATCCGCAACGCGGGCGGGGTGGTCACCGCGGACGTGCGGCGGAGCCTCGCGATCAGCCAGCGGCTGCTCGGCACGCGCGAGATCATCCTGATCCACCACACCGACTGCGGCATGGTGACGTTCACCGACGACGACTTCAAGCGCCGGATCCAGGACGAGGTGGGGATCAAGCCGGACTGGGCCGCCGAGACCTTCACCGACCTCGACGAGGACGTGATCCAGTCGATCAACCGGATCAAGGCGGACCCGTTCATCCCGCACAAGGACGCGATCCGCGGCTTCGTGTACGACGTCGCCACCGGGAAGCTGCGCGAGGTCAAGGCCTGAGCGGCGCGCCCGCACCGGCCGGCGGGCGGGGCGAGACGACGGCGCCCACCCGGCCCGCGTGATCGCCCCGGCCCCCCTCCCCCACCGGCCCCGGGAAACCTCCCCCGCCGGCCACCCGGGGAATACAGTGCCGGCGCCGGCGCCTGCCGCATGGAATCGCGGGCCCGCCGGGAGCCGGCATGCCTCAAGGGTGAGCGGTGCGCCCGAGCGTGAGCGGCACGCCCCGGGGTGAGCGACATGCCCCGGGGTGAGAGGCGCGGCGCTCGCGTCGGCGCGGTCCCGGCTCGGCCTCGCCGGGCCCGGCGATCTCCGGCAGGTGACGCGGCAGGAAGGGCCGCTCTGGTCAGGCGTCGATGTTCTCGCGGTCGATGGCGGCCGCGTTCTGGACGATGAACTCCCGGCGCGGCCCGACCTCGCTGCCCATGAGGAGGTTGAAGATGCGCTCCGCCTCCTCGGCGTCCTCGATCCTGACGCGGCGGAGGACGCGGTGGCGCGGGTCCATGGTCGTCTCGGCGAGCTGGTCGGCGTCCATCTCACCGAGGCCCTTGTACCGCTGCACCGGCTCCTTCCAGCGCTTGCCCCGCCGCTCCAGGTCGGCGAGCACCCGGTGCAGCTCCGCGTCG of Thermobispora bispora DSM 43833 contains these proteins:
- a CDS encoding VOC family protein; this encodes MAGIARIEAMVLDCPDPKALAGFYSALLGWEVTHESDDWVTISDGGLILGFQRVADYRPPAWPDPERPQQCHLDLAVDDLDQAEAEAVALGAVKHEHQPGKGYRVFLDPAGHPFCLCT
- a CDS encoding thioredoxin family protein → MAVNSFMVPLGTQAPDFDLPSIDGGRVKRSDFAGRPLLVIFLSNHCPYVRRIEEGIGRFAADYRDRIAIVGIMSNDVVNYPDDDVAHLREQAKRAGFGFPYLVDETQEVARAYRAACTPDFFLFDADHRLVYRGQFDDARPGNDVPVTGASLRAAADAVLEGRTLPESEQRPSLGCGIKWKPGNEPS
- a CDS encoding beta-class carbonic anhydrase, producing the protein MNSVFADIFSANEKFNHEFNHQGLIGRARRGLAVVTCMDARIDPLEALGLRIGDAVILRNPGARVTDDVLRALILAVYVLGVERILVMPHTDCKMTKMTDAELHDLIATRYGVDTRDVAFGTIPDQMATLQADLTRIRTSRHLPGRLAVCGALYDVGTGRLAPIEA
- a CDS encoding SPFH domain-containing protein; translated protein: MHFRLRGPADGGFLSSRGAGILAVLAALVVGVPTVFGVISGFERTSGGEVAVVRNGGPFDDNKIRQIIPPGSSITWTGMWSQVHRYPAQQRFYTITSDQDAGERAGVDVVTVPSGDGVNMGIEGTVYFSLNLDPATLKAFDDKFGTRKFRSGGSAYYPWEGDEGWSAFLDQIIRPVIENNLRAQIGNFRCAELISSCSLVQNTSSGRQPSLQQFDNNANIAKIQDAVNKSLAQDLKNMLGAEFLTDIHFNLSRVTLPKVVQEAVDQAQAQFAKVSEAQAKVAQARAEAEANKARQEGYNRCPTCAEIEKLKALPQGITVYAPGNAGGIALPTR
- a CDS encoding beta-class carbonic anhydrase; translation: MSVTDELLANAERYAAAFDKGDLPLPPAKGVAVVACMDARLNPYGILGLAEGDAHVIRNAGGVVTADVRRSLAISQRLLGTREIILIHHTDCGMVTFTDDDFKRRIQDEVGIKPDWAAETFTDLDEDVIQSINRIKADPFIPHKDAIRGFVYDVATGKLREVKA